The Salvia splendens isolate huo1 chromosome 20, SspV2, whole genome shotgun sequence nucleotide sequence aatcgttgccgtggactactttacgaagtgggtggaagctgaaccattagctacgataacgagctcgaaggcattggatttcgtctggaagaacatagtgtgccgatttggcataccccacatcctcatctcggataacgggactcaattcaccgacaagacgttcaagaattggtgccaagagctgaatattcaacagcggttcacttcggtctctcatccacaagcaaacggacaaacggaggtaacaaatcatatcctggtgaaagggttaaaagctcggttagaacaagccaaaggacaatgggtagaaaatctccctcaagtcctatggtcctaccgaactacacccacaacctccaacggtgaaactccgtacagtctggtgtacggcactgaagccgtaattccggtggagatcggcgtacccagtccccgaactctaaatttctcctcagaaatgaatgacgacggactgagagccgagctagatcttgccgaagaaagaagagaattggcatacataaaagcagccaagtacaaggagcaagtagcccggtattacaaccaaagggtgaagaagctgcaatttcaagtgggagatctcgtcttgagaaacaacgaagtaagccgagcagaaaagctgggcaagctcgaacccacatgggaaggtccgtatcgggtgtcagaagtcctcggcaaagggtcttacaaattggctcacatgtcaggagaacaggtaccccgaacatggcacatttccaacctcaaaaagttccatttgtaagagacagtccggtcagtcagtcttgagtcctgttcagtcaatgtgctttatttggtttacttggtctttatttgtctctgtgcgttttgtctgtgtgttttgtctgtctctgtgcgtgtcgtctcttacaaatgttactgaggtatcttgttcttcgaaggctgatccccttcttagaacatatacaagccaacgattgtgagtcaaagcttctacagaagatacaagaccacaattcagcttaaacaagcagttcgtctgaaacgagctgcaataagccaacgattgtgagtcaaagcttctacagaagatacaagaccacaattcagcttaaacaagcagttcgtctgaaacgagctgcaataagccaacgattgtgagtccaagcttctaaagaggatacaagaccacaattcggcttaaaaatcaagcacttcgtctgaaacgaactgcaacgaaagtccgattctcgcgataaaacttgcctgaattaggacaagggaaagtccgatccacgcgataaaactcgccgaattaggacaagggaaagtccgatccccaaattaggacaacggaaagttcgatccgagcgataaaactcgccaaattaggacgcaaaccaagtccggtcaaagaagagttcacttcatcagaccgaggacaaacatcaacttaccccgtacctttatccagaatgccgaagtgattcacttcgctttccgggggggggtagtgatggagtacgtactaaacaagcccaacagcagtaaagcccatcagcctaaagcccaagaaagagtatcagttcggcatgactaaagagtatcagcccggcatgactaaagagttcagttcggcacaaccaaagagttcggccccagcctacagctcggtaaaagccaaccaatcaaactctgctctcaggtcggcatcaagctctactctcagatcggcaaaagctgctcggcaataattcagcagttcggtctcagtattcgaccgaactaggagatagtggactcatgcaggatttccacctccactacacccacgatctatttagtggtgtcaagcagtcattaactcatgcaggatagtggacccatgcaagatcgccacgatctccacgacatccactacctagtaaatggctgcatgccacgatcttggtcctttgtataaatagaacctagatcagatagatagggttagactctctcgctttctagagatcaaatacaaaatagcaagtctgtattgtaagctgtaagaaaacagatcaagcaatacaactctgccctcatttcttcccgtggacgtagatttacctcagtaaatcgaaccacgtaaaatctctgtgtcgtgatctgcatcttcctgcattcatcaccataaaaaaTTCGCGGCCTCATCACGGTTTGTTTTATGTCATTATGTGGAGCTTTGtgtcaaatttaatttgatatcTCTCTCTTTTTAAATACTATTTCCgtccaaggaagatgaccaaTTTATTGGGCGGCACAGAGTtctatgcagttttattttgtgtgttaggtggagagaataaagtaagagagaaaaaataaagtaaagataaataTGTTTCCATGtatagtaatgagtcatcttgaatgagacaaatcaaaaaggaaagtgaataATTTTTagtgggatagagggagtatttcaCTAGGATAATAACACAAACTTCATTGTCCCacttataaaaaattattaataacatAGAGAAGCCATTGTTTTTGCTCTAATTTGAAAATCTAAATTATAACTTCAAAATGTCAACCTCTCCCCTTAAATCAgggaataaattttatatttttaactcTTATGCATAATTCAACTTAATGCGTAGAAATATTTATTAGTCTGTCGCATATTGCTGATTGCGACCATAGAATTAAGCTCCTCAATGCGCGTgatttcttcattttttaattatatatatttccaCTTATAAAATAACCTTTACCTAACtctttcaaaaaaattaaaatataaagaagtttgaaaattaaataaatactcgtatataagcCATTTTAATAAGGCTTAGGCAATTTGCAGGTTAATTTTATTAGATTGTATGCTTTTTGGAATATGGTTATTTGAGTTGGGATAATCTGATTAATTTGTTTGGCCATTCATATCAATTTATAGTTTGTTATGAATGAAGAGTCTTTTGAGTAGACTGACACTCCACAAATTAAAAGTGGCAATTGAGCATACAAAATAATAACTAAAACTCAAAGATAGAATGTTCTTCAATTTGCTTGATGATATGCTTCATCAAAGAGCTTACATAATATATAGGCGACTAATTAACTAACCACTACTACACTACTTAAGATAATGGAACATGCTGTGAGACTAATCTCCACTACTAAAATAACTACTTCGACACTTGATGCTTATATCATAGTTTCACATGCATTGAATTATCACTAAGGTTAACACTCAAATAAGAGTGAATAAATATGTGTTGTAGTTACTGAACTTTCAGTCTCTTAGTATAATTTTGCTAATAAAATCAGATTACAAAGTACATAAGAAAATAACATGTTTCTAATGTAAacaattagagcatccgcaatagcggaTGTCCGCCCaacggacgtccgctattgcatCAAATgaggcggacgcggacgtccCTGACGGACGAGACGTCGTCCGTCGATTTcagcggacgtccgccccgacgtccgctattgcggcgTGACGACGGACGTCCCattttttgatatatatatatatatattaaactctatatatacggctcgttgcaaactctatatatacgattttttaaaaactctAACACATGTATTATTATCGAAAATGAAGgcctaaaacaaaaacatatcataCCGTCGGGCCGGGTAGCCCCCCTTGACCCCCGACTCACTGATCCCCGTTCGGCTAGCGGCAAACTAAATAGATTCAAGGCATAACATGTACTTTGTTTGAATCGTTTTTTGGTTTGAGATGGTTTTATTTTTGTGaactttgtatttttttatttaaatatgtatgctttttttttggaaataaaatagTTGCATTTttcccgtattcgtgtcgaaattttaattccgtaaaattgcatatttgtgaatttgtgaattttgattATTGTGGATGCTTCTGTGGATGCTATTAAGATCGTAGGAGTTATGACAGACACGTGTCATTAACAATAGCATGCATGTAAATTACTAAACTTTTGGATAAAATTCTTATTTGACACACTAACTTAAAAaacttgattttttttgcaCGCCACAATTCGACATTTGTATAATTTTACATGCCAACTTAACAACGGAAAAGCGTCAAaagtaaagagaaaaataataaaataaaatgcgaGATCcctttccatttttttaaaaaaaaatcaataaaaatgacatattcTGAAAGTTTCTTCCGTATATTTCGTGGAAAATGTAAATTGCAGTTTATGTATGGCTTCGTGATGAACAATGGTTAAAAATGGCATGCATGAAGTTGGGTTCCAAATCAGATGTGTTTCACTTGGAAGGCCAAAGTTGGTCAGTCCCTTTTCTCATCTCTCATTTATCATCCGATGgtttaattttcttaaaaaatgtTTTTAATGTGATTCAATTTTGTTTTGAGCTATTTCATATCCAGAATTCAATCTTGCCATGTATTCATTAATCTGATATTATGTTCTTGATAAATTGTTTTTCAATAACAAAAATTATTGCGAGAGAGATGGGTAATGAGAGACATAGAATTAGTATATGAGTGAAAAAATCGTTAGGGCAATTGCGCCATGGGCAATAAGATGTGTAAGAGATATATACggagaaataaagtaagatagagtgACGAGGCAGACAGCCACTAAGATAGAGTGGTGAAGTAGGAATTTAGGGATTCAAATCAGCTCTACCCTTAGCAAGAAACATGtcattttatgaaaaaattacAATGTGTGAAGCTCTTGATGATCATAATGATTGATGAGATGTTGAGGCTTGTCTCTTCAGGATCTGCACCACTGGCCTTCCTAGCGATGTTCGTGTCGAAGTCGGAGAGACGTCCTTCCATCTCCACAAGGTCTCACTCTCTTTTATGTGATCATCTTTTTGTATTTTTGCTTAATGAATCAACTGTTTTATTGCAGTTTCCTCTTCTATCAAAGAGCAAATTTCTTGAAAGAATCATCCATGATCAAGCCGACGACTTAGTGTCTCTCCACGATCTACCCGGTGGAGCCAGCTCCTTCCTCCTCGTAGCCAAGTTCTGCTACGATGTCAAGTTCGAGCTCACTGCAACCAACGTCGTGAGCCTCAGATGCGCGGCCGAGCACCTCCAGATGACCGAGGATTACGGCCAGGGCAACCTCGTCTCTCAGACGGCCGCCTTCCTCGAGCAAGTCCTCAATAATTGGGAGTGCACCGTGCAAGCCCTCGAGACCTGCGATGCTGCCCTCCCCTATTCAGAGGAGCTCGGCATTATCACAAGCTGCATCGACTCTCTCGCGGCCAAGGCCTGTGAGGAGGACGATAGGGGGGGCTGCTGGCCCCACCGCGCCCACCAAAGTCCCGTGTCGAATGGGACATACTCTGCTGCCTCCGAGCCTTGCTCCCCTGTTAGGGACTGGTGGCACGATGGCGTGGCCGTGCTCAGCCTCCCTATTTTCAAAATGTTGATAGGCGCCGTCTCTAGCAAAGGGATGGCGCCAACTAAGATAGGCGGCGCTCTCATGGTTTACGCAAAGAGGCACCTCCCTTTGCGTGGGAGGTCGAGGTCAGGCAGCTTCTGCGAAAGGGAGCATGAATTGACGCATTCGTTGTCCGAGGAGGAGCAGGGGACTCTGGTGGAGGAGATCGCCGAGATGATCCCTAGCCAGAAGGGGGCTTTGCCAGCCGGATTCATGCTACAGCTTCTCGAGATTGCTATGATGTTGGATGCTAGCCCGGGGTGCAGGGAGATGCTGGAGAGACGGGTTGGGGCGCAGTTGGATCAGGCGTCGTTGCACGACCTTCTGATCCCGAATACTGTCCCCTTGGAGGAGACCATCTACGATGTCGAGTGTGTGCAGAGGATTGTTGATCACTTCTTGGATACGGTCGGGGACGAGGAGTACGAGGGGGGCGAGGAGCAGTCAGTGGAAGGGTTCGACTTGCCCCCGGTCATGAGTGTCGTTTCAAATCTGTTGGACGGATACCTAGCCGAGGTTGCAAATGATGCTAACTTGAAGTTGGACGATTTCGTGCTCCTTGCAGCTTCGCTCCCGGACTATGCCAGGTCATTGGATGACGGGATCTATCGCGCCATCGATATCTACTTAAAGGTATCTATGCTCTTGttattgtgtttttttcttcttgAAATGATGTTGAACAATTGGTGCAGGCACATCCATGGTTAACAGAGCAGGAGAGAGAGCTGGTGTGTAGGCTGATGAACTGCCAGAAGCTATCGATCGAGGCAAGCACGAATGCAGCTCAGAACGAGATGCTTCCGTTGAGGGTGACGATGCAGGTCCTATTCTTTGAGCAGCTCCGACTGCGGTCCTACATGGCCGGGTGGTTCGTGGTCTCAGACACACTCGGAGGAGGGAGCAACGAGCGCCCCTCAGCAGTGAACTCTGTGGGAGGGTTAGATGTGGGACTTACATTGAACGAGGTGAGGGCGCGGGTGTCCGGCCTCGAGAAGAAGTGTGATAGCATCAAACACGAGATAAGGAAGGTGACAAAGGGGAGATGGATCAACTTCTACAAGAGGTTTGGTTTGAAGGTTAGAACTAAGTCTTTTGATCTCAAGGCTGATGCTGCCGACAAGTCTCCTACAAATCAAGATTGAATTTTTCATGtttcttttcttgtttcttCATAGAAATCAGAACATATATAAACAGAATAACATTGCAGATTCTTATATTTAAAGTGGATAGTtcatatctcaacaatacaaaGCTAATAAACCATATACCTTTATCTACACCACCCCCAACAATCAAATAGACTAAGAAACACCAGTTGTTATCCTATCTTGGCTTCGGTTGTGAAGCAAACGACCACGATGGCCGGAGTAGCCTCTGAGCCGAGGGGGTAGCCAGCAACGTGGCCTGTGAATGTGTCACCATCTCGACCATCGAAGGTGTCTGGTATGCTTGCACGAGGCTTGAACCATCCATCGAATCGCCCCTGGCTGTCGCTCTCTGCCATGAGTGTGAGCTTAGTCCGGAGAGAATATAGGCCCGCCCCGATGCTTCATAGACGTGCCTGCTCGCCATCCTCTCTTGCATTTCCTTGAGATCAGCGTCGAGTGATACACAGAGCCTGTCGCGTGACTTAGCTGATACGGTTGTTGATAGAGCCTTGCGCACGTTCTCCAGTATGGAGACAGCACCGGCAAGGTCTCTGTTCTCAGCTGCAGTTCGAGCTTGTGCCATGGCCTCCGCTGCTCGGATCCTGTTGTGTTGTCTGTCGACTTCAATTGAGACGTCTTCTCGTCTAGCCAGGTCGGTCCTCTCGATTCTGACCTCCTTGGCTTCTAGGGATACTGATTCTTTTGTCAAGGGGTCGTTGTAGACGGACGTCACCTTCAACAGCGATGTCTCGTTTCTTGATGTCTCGGAAGGAACGTTGACGGAGAGCAGGAAGTCCCTCTCCTCATCTGCATACAGATCTCCAACGTCGATAGTTCCTATCCGTTGATTGGACAAGATCCGGTTGCGGTAACTTCCAGCTTTCAGTGAGCCAAGACGAACACTCGGATGAACACACTCGATTTTAACGCTCAGAGCCTTCACCACGATGCTCAGAAGGCCACCGATGCACTGAGCAAATGCATCCTGAATCACGCTCTCGGTCTCGATGAAAGAAAAGGTTCCTCCCGAGATCTCCGAGATCGAGTGCATCAACGATGCATCATGATCAGCACCAAAGCCGAATGCATGAACCGGAATCTTGAAACCTGAGGCTTCATCTGGACAAATGGACAATGGAAGCAGCAGCTGGTAGTTCTGGCTGCCCGCGTTGCTGTTGACTGTATATGTATCCTGTCCATCCGACAACAGGATTATACTGGCAACAGGGTTGCTTTCGTGCCGGTCTTCCATTATTTTCGCCCCCTTTCTCAACCCCTCAGCAATGTTGGTTCCTCCATTGGCAACCAGAGAGTTAACAGCTTGCAGAGCCTGCTGGCGCCCGGATTCAGACATTCTCCGGAGGGGGAAAAGGCGACgcgctgttgatgagaaggctATGACAGCCAGCCTATCATTGGGGCCAAGATTCTGTATAACGAACCCCATAGCTCGTTTAAGCAGCGCAAGCTTAGTCCCCGCCATGCTCCCGCTGATGTCAAGGACAGTGACGAGATCCACAGGAGCACGAGGAGTCTGCGTGATTTTGGTGTTCCTGGCAGCATTGTACCAAGAATTGGAGAGCGGAGCTTTCAGGTGGAGCAAGACGGTGAAACTGTCTGACACGCTCGACTTTGCAACAGATGGAACCTCGGTGTATGTCAAGACAGTAACTTTCCTCTGATCATCATCACCACCAGAGACGACGGATAAGCTCTTCTTGGTAGAGTCTATCTCGTGATCCAGGGACTCGTCATCATTGAAGACTGCTGGATCGGGAGCCTGAAATAATGGGGCAGCATTACGCGAGGAGTTCGACCGAGCAGGGGGTGGACGACGGATCACGGTCATGAAGTCATTGTTGTGGTGCCAATCTACTGAATTTGTTCTTGCTCTACCCTTTGGAGGCTCCAAGGTTGGGCCTTGCAGAGGAATCTCTTTCCATTTTGCTCTGCAAACAGGGCAGATTTGGTTGCCATGTTTAACATTTGAAGCAATGCAATGGAAATGGAAGGAGTGGGAGCACTCGGCTGTGAAAATCGCCTGCCCGTCTCCACGCCTCATCGTCGCCAAACATATGGAGCAAGTCTTCTGCAAATCAAGACAAGAAACCAGTAAGGAAACATGATTTTAACTGCCAAGTTCACATAACCATCTAAGATAATGCAGAGTGAAATCATAGGGGAAATGAGCAGAGAGATCAAGACAACAAGCTCCAATCATAGTATTAAATGCATCACATATGCTAAACAAACATCATTGTGCATTAATATTACCAACCACAACCAATTAATAATCAAATTCAACCATTTTGGCAGAAACTAGACATCTATAGCTAAAACCCCAAATGCTGAAAACCTCACAAATTTCAACCTTTATCAGCTAAAAGACAAATCACAAAACTGAATATTACTATAATCCAAGAAATAGCAGCAATTTCATAATGAATAAGCTCAGGGAAAAATAGGATTACATAAAAGGAAGTATAATCAAAGCAAAGAAATAGGTAAAAGGGGGGAAGGGAAAAGAGGAGAAACCTTGGAAGAAGATCTACTCAAACTCTTGGAGAATCTGAGCCTATTGGAAGAGGGAGTGGTGGGAGCAGATGTCCAGTCACCCGGCGGAGAAAGAAGGGCGGCGTCGGAGCGCCGCTGTGACGGCGGCGGCGAGTCATCATTGTCGGCCACATGATTTCTGGGACTGTACACACACAGATTCAGCCCAAAAGCGAGCTTCAATTTCCTCCATTTACTCCCCATTTCAATTTCTTTCACTTTGCCACACCAAAAAGCTAAAAATCCTTTCTTTTTCAGATAGGGAAAACAAGAACCCCTTTTTTCCAACCAAATCCAAGGAAAAGCTCGGTTCTTGAAATGGGATTCTATCAAAACAggttaaaaatcacaaaatcagCTTAAGCATGAGCCCCCCATTTTGTTTgaagaagaaaagtagaagGATAAGACTGGTAAAAGAGAGAGATGAGTGTCTTCTTCTATATCAGAGAAAATCCTAGTAGGATTAATATATAAGTGGGCAGTGAGAGGCAGTGTTGTTGGTGGTGACCTCTGAGAGAGTAAAGAGAGGAGTTGAAATGAGACTATGGAGAGAAACTGAGCTGACCTCTGCTGGTGTGTTTTGTAACTTTGTGGGGTGCATTGATTGGTGGGAGAGGGTGGCTTTTGACCTTGCCTGTGCTGTTTGTCTGTAGAATTTTTGTAGAAAatgtatatatacacatttAATGGTGTacattttttttgggttttctttGGCATTTTATTAATGGATTACATTTTAAAAGTGCGTAgaaagtactctctccgtccctaataattcgtcaccatttgatttggcacgagatttaaaaaatataatagaaaatggattgaaaaagttagtgacatatgagtcttacttttatatattaattttataataaaatgtgagtatgaatgagttagtggaatatatggtctactaccaaaaatggaaaaagtgaaatgtgacaaatttttagggacgaacgaaaaagaaaataggtgacaaatttttagggacgaagttatttttataaataaaatattttagatAAATTATAAACGTCTATATCACACATTAAATTTTCAACTACTTCATTTAAACTTAtgtctaagagcatctccaatggcggacgtccggtcggacatccggtcggacgtcgcgacgggcgaccgggacgtccgccattgtggcgtttagggtcggatacggacgtcccgtgaggacgtcgggtgtcctcggacgtcccggcgacgggcgggcggacgtccgccattgtggcgtccagtcggacgtccggtc carries:
- the LOC121781703 gene encoding BTB/POZ domain-containing protein At5g03250-like, whose translation is MACMKLGSKSDVFHLEGQSWICTTGLPSDVRVEVGETSFHLHKFPLLSKSKFLERIIHDQADDLVSLHDLPGGASSFLLVAKFCYDVKFELTATNVVSLRCAAEHLQMTEDYGQGNLVSQTAAFLEQVLNNWECTVQALETCDAALPYSEELGIITSCIDSLAAKACEEDDRGGCWPHRAHQSPVSNGTYSAASEPCSPVRDWWHDGVAVLSLPIFKMLIGAVSSKGMAPTKIGGALMVYAKRHLPLRGRSRSGSFCEREHELTHSLSEEEQGTLVEEIAEMIPSQKGALPAGFMLQLLEIAMMLDASPGCREMLERRVGAQLDQASLHDLLIPNTVPLEETIYDVECVQRIVDHFLDTVGDEEYEGGEEQSVEGFDLPPVMSVVSNLLDGYLAEVANDANLKLDDFVLLAASLPDYARSLDDGIYRAIDIYLKAHPWLTEQERELVCRLMNCQKLSIEASTNAAQNEMLPLRVTMQVLFFEQLRLRSYMAGWFVVSDTLGGGSNERPSAVNSVGGLDVGLTLNEVRARVSGLEKKCDSIKHEIRKVTKGRWINFYKRFGLKVRTKSFDLKADAADKSPTNQD
- the LOC121782517 gene encoding E3 ubiquitin-protein ligase WAV3-like, with the protein product MGSKWRKLKLAFGLNLCVYSPRNHVADNDDSPPPSQRRSDAALLSPPGDWTSAPTTPSSNRLRFSKSLSRSSSKKTCSICLATMRRGDGQAIFTAECSHSFHFHCIASNVKHGNQICPVCRAKWKEIPLQGPTLEPPKGRARTNSVDWHHNNDFMTVIRRPPPARSNSSRNAAPLFQAPDPAVFNDDESLDHEIDSTKKSLSVVSGGDDDQRKVTVLTYTEVPSVAKSSVSDSFTVLLHLKAPLSNSWYNAARNTKITQTPRAPVDLVTVLDISGSMAGTKLALLKRAMGFVIQNLGPNDRLAVIAFSSTARRLFPLRRMSESGRQQALQAVNSLVANGGTNIAEGLRKGAKIMEDRHESNPVASIILLSDGQDTYTVNSNAGSQNYQLLLPLSICPDEASGFKIPVHAFGFGADHDASLMHSISEISGGTFSFIETESVIQDAFAQCIGGLLSIVVKALSVKIECVHPSVRLGSLKAGSYRNRILSNQRIGTIDVGDLYADEERDFLLSVNVPSETSRNETSLLKVTSVYNDPLTKESVSLEAKEVRIERTDLARREDVSIEVDRQHNRIRAAEAMAQARTAAENRDLAGAVSILENVRKALSTTVSAKSRDRLCVSLDADLKEMQERMASRHVYEASGRAYILSGLSSHSWQRATARGDSMDGSSLVQAYQTPSMVEMVTHSQATLLATPSAQRLLRPSWSFASQPKPR